Proteins from a single region of Argiope bruennichi chromosome 6, qqArgBrue1.1, whole genome shotgun sequence:
- the LOC129971589 gene encoding carboxy-terminal kinesin 2-like isoform X2 codes for MRGSMPAISVTSGKSKPKRPAWDLKGRIQDMEEHFQNAQQLNLNLNEQLLAYNQRILALEETNKRLHKDVEIKSSQSEVASSQASTLEKQLREKTEEYGKALKEKDDEISKLREKISFLNNELASLRTSHDNLQNTYQQETTALKSTITSMTCAKSNLQAQLDATEVLVENLREEIKQLTKQKTDKENENEALLKKIANLESKLLEEESTRRKLHNAIQELKGNIRVFCRMRPALPEEVKNNIQLASITTADNKIIEIHQMVDVGMNDSGKNQKKYEFSFDCVFPPSSTQQEIFEEISQLVQSAIDGYNVCIFAYGQTGSGKTYTMEGPENITDFSSSENESHLGMIPRSVRQIFRRIQELEPRGWNYRVEAYFLEIYNERIQDLLNPDSVNGNTKCEIIKSAGKGNDILLSNVTISPVTCAQEVFNLLKKARINRAVAATKCNEHSSRSHYVFQLKIFGENSVTEEKCEGILNLVDLAGSERVKESGSAGDRLTEAKAINKSLSNLGNVIMALSKKENHIPYRDSKLTHLLANSLGGNSKTLMFVNISPDNENLNETVNSLRFATKVNQCNIGTAQKRVKM; via the exons ATGCGTGGAAGTATGCCTGCCATCAGTGTAACATCTGGGAAATCCAAGCCTAAAAGGCCAGCTTGGGATTTAAAAGGCAGGATACAAGATATGGAAGAGCATTTTCAAAATGCTCaacaacttaatttaaatttgaatgaacaGCTTTTGGCATATAATCAACGAATTCTTGCTTTGGAAGAAACTAATAAACGCTTGCATAAAGATGTCGAAATTAAATCATCCCAATCAGAAGTTGCATCATCACAAGCTAGTACTTTGGAGAAACAGCTGAG agaAAAAACAGAAGAGTATggaaaagcattaaaagaaaaagatgatgaaatatccaaattgagagaaaaaatttcattcctaAATAATGAACTTGCATCATTAAGGACGTCCCATGATAATTTACAGAATACATACCAACAAGAGACAACAGCATTAAAAAGCACCATTACCAGTATGACATGTGCCAAGTCTAATTTACAAGCACAACTTGATGCTACAGAA GTTCTTGTAGAAAACCTACGAGAAGAGATTAAGCaactaacaaaacaaaaaacagataaagaaaatgaaaatgaagctCTTCTAAAAAAGATTGCCAATTTAGAATCTAAACTGCTTGAAGAAGAGAGCACAAGAAGAAAGCTACATAATGCCATTCAAgaattaaaa GGTAATATTCGTGTTTTTTGTCGAATGAGGCCAGCTTTGCCAGAAGAAGTGAAAAACAACATTCAATTGGCAAGCATAACAACTGCGGACAACAAAATTATTGAGATTCATCAAATGGTTGATGTTGGCATGAAtgat AGTGGAAAAAAccaaaagaaatatgaattttcatttgattgtGTTTTCCCACCTTCATCTACCCAACAAGAAATATTCGAGGAAATCTCTCAGTTGGTCCAGTCTGCTATTGATGGatataatgtttgtatttttgcttatggACAAACAGGCTCTGGGAAAACCTACACTATGGAAGGGCCAGAGAATATAACTGACTTCTCATCATCAGAAAATGAGTCTCACCTCGGCATGATTCCAAGATCTGTGCGCCAGATTTTCAGACGTATTCAAGAACTGGAGCCAAGAGGATGGAAT tACCGTGTTGAAGcatatttccttgaaatttataatgaacGCATTCAAGATTTATTAAATCCAGATTCAGTGAATGGAAAcacaaaatgtgaaattattaaatCAGCTGGAAAAGGAAATGACATTCTTCTTTCCAATGTTACTATTTCACCTGTTACTTGTGCACAAGAg GTTTTTAACTTATTGAAGAAGGCTCGCATAAATCGTGCTGTAGCTGCTACAAAATGCAATGAACACTCGTCTCGATCTCATTACGTCttccaattgaaaatatttggagAGAATTCGGTGACTGAAGAGAAATGTGAAG gtATTTTGAATCTTGTTGATTTGGCTGGAAGTGAAAGAGTTAAAGAATCAGGCTCTGCTGGAGACCGTTTAACTGAggcaaaagcaataaataaatctttatccAATCTTGGAAATGTAATAATGGCACTCAGCAAAAAG gAAAATCATATTCCTTATCGAGACAGTAAGCTTACACATCTACTTGCAAATTCTTTAGGTGGCAATAGCAAGACGCTAATGTTTGTTAACATAAGCCCAGACAACGAAAATCTTAATGAAACTGTTAATTCCTTAAGATTCGCAACAAAA gTAAACCAATGCAATATTGGAACAGCCCAGAAAAGAGTAAAGATGTAA
- the LOC129971589 gene encoding carboxy-terminal kinesin 2-like isoform X1: protein MSRIPPPSSSLKKQDEKLSVFKKPVVKPTVAKAGIKRPGESQVALSEKKQRFNTGITVRKNVISSENAVTKAAVFSEKAKRAALQPIAESALMRGSMPAISVTSGKSKPKRPAWDLKGRIQDMEEHFQNAQQLNLNLNEQLLAYNQRILALEETNKRLHKDVEIKSSQSEVASSQASTLEKQLREKTEEYGKALKEKDDEISKLREKISFLNNELASLRTSHDNLQNTYQQETTALKSTITSMTCAKSNLQAQLDATEVLVENLREEIKQLTKQKTDKENENEALLKKIANLESKLLEEESTRRKLHNAIQELKGNIRVFCRMRPALPEEVKNNIQLASITTADNKIIEIHQMVDVGMNDSGKNQKKYEFSFDCVFPPSSTQQEIFEEISQLVQSAIDGYNVCIFAYGQTGSGKTYTMEGPENITDFSSSENESHLGMIPRSVRQIFRRIQELEPRGWNYRVEAYFLEIYNERIQDLLNPDSVNGNTKCEIIKSAGKGNDILLSNVTISPVTCAQEVFNLLKKARINRAVAATKCNEHSSRSHYVFQLKIFGENSVTEEKCEGILNLVDLAGSERVKESGSAGDRLTEAKAINKSLSNLGNVIMALSKKENHIPYRDSKLTHLLANSLGGNSKTLMFVNISPDNENLNETVNSLRFATKVNQCNIGTAQKRVKM from the exons gttgCTTTATCAGAAAAGAAGCAGAGATTTAATACGGGGATCACTGtaagaaaaaatgttatatctTCAGAAAATGCCGTTACAAAAGCTGCCGTCTTTTCCGAAAAAGCTAAAAGGG ctGCTCTCCAGCCCATAGCTGAAAGTGCACTGATGCGTGGAAGTATGCCTGCCATCAGTGTAACATCTGGGAAATCCAAGCCTAAAAGGCCAGCTTGGGATTTAAAAGGCAGGATACAAGATATGGAAGAGCATTTTCAAAATGCTCaacaacttaatttaaatttgaatgaacaGCTTTTGGCATATAATCAACGAATTCTTGCTTTGGAAGAAACTAATAAACGCTTGCATAAAGATGTCGAAATTAAATCATCCCAATCAGAAGTTGCATCATCACAAGCTAGTACTTTGGAGAAACAGCTGAG agaAAAAACAGAAGAGTATggaaaagcattaaaagaaaaagatgatgaaatatccaaattgagagaaaaaatttcattcctaAATAATGAACTTGCATCATTAAGGACGTCCCATGATAATTTACAGAATACATACCAACAAGAGACAACAGCATTAAAAAGCACCATTACCAGTATGACATGTGCCAAGTCTAATTTACAAGCACAACTTGATGCTACAGAA GTTCTTGTAGAAAACCTACGAGAAGAGATTAAGCaactaacaaaacaaaaaacagataaagaaaatgaaaatgaagctCTTCTAAAAAAGATTGCCAATTTAGAATCTAAACTGCTTGAAGAAGAGAGCACAAGAAGAAAGCTACATAATGCCATTCAAgaattaaaa GGTAATATTCGTGTTTTTTGTCGAATGAGGCCAGCTTTGCCAGAAGAAGTGAAAAACAACATTCAATTGGCAAGCATAACAACTGCGGACAACAAAATTATTGAGATTCATCAAATGGTTGATGTTGGCATGAAtgat AGTGGAAAAAAccaaaagaaatatgaattttcatttgattgtGTTTTCCCACCTTCATCTACCCAACAAGAAATATTCGAGGAAATCTCTCAGTTGGTCCAGTCTGCTATTGATGGatataatgtttgtatttttgcttatggACAAACAGGCTCTGGGAAAACCTACACTATGGAAGGGCCAGAGAATATAACTGACTTCTCATCATCAGAAAATGAGTCTCACCTCGGCATGATTCCAAGATCTGTGCGCCAGATTTTCAGACGTATTCAAGAACTGGAGCCAAGAGGATGGAAT tACCGTGTTGAAGcatatttccttgaaatttataatgaacGCATTCAAGATTTATTAAATCCAGATTCAGTGAATGGAAAcacaaaatgtgaaattattaaatCAGCTGGAAAAGGAAATGACATTCTTCTTTCCAATGTTACTATTTCACCTGTTACTTGTGCACAAGAg GTTTTTAACTTATTGAAGAAGGCTCGCATAAATCGTGCTGTAGCTGCTACAAAATGCAATGAACACTCGTCTCGATCTCATTACGTCttccaattgaaaatatttggagAGAATTCGGTGACTGAAGAGAAATGTGAAG gtATTTTGAATCTTGTTGATTTGGCTGGAAGTGAAAGAGTTAAAGAATCAGGCTCTGCTGGAGACCGTTTAACTGAggcaaaagcaataaataaatctttatccAATCTTGGAAATGTAATAATGGCACTCAGCAAAAAG gAAAATCATATTCCTTATCGAGACAGTAAGCTTACACATCTACTTGCAAATTCTTTAGGTGGCAATAGCAAGACGCTAATGTTTGTTAACATAAGCCCAGACAACGAAAATCTTAATGAAACTGTTAATTCCTTAAGATTCGCAACAAAA gTAAACCAATGCAATATTGGAACAGCCCAGAAAAGAGTAAAGATGTAA